One Campylobacter sp. MG1 genomic window carries:
- a CDS encoding ABC transporter ATP-binding protein yields MLKASGIGKKYDAVLFNNLNLTLNPQQTLAVLGKSGCGKSTLLHILSTLLAPDSGEVFYKDKNIYKLSEDERLLIRRNDFGIIFQQHYLFKGFSAYENIELASVLSNNKIDDEIINFLGIKEILNKKANELSGGEQQRVSIARVLCKKPKIIFADEPTGNLDPTNAKIAMKLLIDYVKLNNSALFLITHDENLALMCDDILRINNE; encoded by the coding sequence ATGTTAAAAGCAAGCGGTATTGGTAAAAAATACGATGCCGTTTTATTTAACAATTTAAATTTAACTTTAAATCCGCAACAAACTTTAGCCGTTTTAGGCAAAAGTGGTTGCGGAAAATCTACATTATTGCATATTTTATCAACACTTTTAGCACCTGATAGCGGGGAAGTTTTTTATAAAGATAAGAATATTTATAAACTTAGCGAAGATGAAAGATTATTAATAAGAAGAAATGATTTTGGAATTATTTTTCAGCAGCATTATCTTTTTAAAGGATTTTCAGCTTATGAAAATATTGAATTAGCAAGTGTTTTATCAAATAATAAAATAGATGATGAGATAATTAATTTTTTAGGTATTAAAGAAATTCTAAATAAAAAAGCTAATGAATTAAGTGGCGGAGAGCAACAAAGAGTAAGTATTGCTAGAGTTCTTTGTAAAAAACCTAAAATTATTTTTGCTGATGAGCCAACTGGAAATCTTGACCCAACAAATGCAAAAATAGCTATGAAATTATTGATTGATTATGTTAAATTAAACAATTCAGCATTGTTTTTAATTACTCACGATGAAAATTTAGCTTTAATGTGTGATGATATTTTAAGGATAAATAATGAGTAA
- a CDS encoding SIR2 family NAD-dependent protein deacylase: protein MSKLVFLSGAGLSAPSGLSTFRDNDGLWEQYDLDIVCNYQTWIKNFNLVHEFYNKRRLELRKVKPNKMHEKIAEISKRFEIINFTQNVDDLLERAGCENVIHLHGKLLELHCTNCNDITKLSLNDNLEFEFGNCKKCQSKLIKPSVVFFGEQAPFYTDLYSTFYNLNEDDLVVIIGTSGAVININYLLRFAKSKNILINLEKNKYINEALFSHIIYKSCDECIDELDNIIKIWNNK, encoded by the coding sequence ATGAGTAAGTTAGTTTTTTTAAGTGGAGCTGGTCTTAGTGCACCATCTGGCTTAAGCACTTTTAGAGATAATGATGGTTTGTGGGAACAATATGATTTAGATATAGTTTGTAATTATCAAACTTGGATTAAAAATTTTAATTTAGTTCATGAATTTTATAATAAAAGAAGACTTGAATTAAGAAAAGTTAAACCTAATAAAATGCACGAAAAAATTGCTGAAATATCAAAGCGTTTTGAAATTATTAATTTTACTCAAAATGTTGATGATTTATTAGAGCGTGCAGGGTGTGAAAATGTAATTCACTTGCACGGAAAATTATTAGAATTACATTGCACAAATTGCAATGATATTACTAAACTTAGTTTGAATGATAATTTAGAATTTGAATTCGGAAATTGCAAAAAATGTCAAAGTAAATTAATTAAACCTAGCGTAGTATTTTTTGGAGAACAAGCGCCATTTTATACTGATTTATATTCAACATTTTATAATCTTAATGAAGATGATTTGGTGGTTATCATAGGAACAAGTGGTGCAGTTATTAATATAAATTATTTATTAAGGTTTGCAAAATCTAAAAACATACTAATTAATTTAGAAAAAAATAAATATATAAATGAAGCTTTATTTTCTCATATTATTTATAAATCTTGTGATGAATGTATAGATGAATTAGATAATATTATAAAGATATGGAATAATAAGTAG
- the gmk gene encoding guanylate kinase, with amino-acid sequence MAGILLISGPSGAGKSTLLERLAQDYNDFYFSISATTRAPRVGEKEGINYFYLTTEEFEEGIKNDKFLEYANVHGNYYGTPLKPIYDALENGKNVILDIDVQGFRIVKDKLGKDFLSVFISPENEKVLKERLVSRGTENPDVIAKRLHNATAEVQAIGRYDFFIINDDLEKAYKELKLLYQAANLKVLNKDIKKFISEWKKGE; translated from the coding sequence ATGGCAGGAATTTTATTAATATCAGGCCCAAGTGGTGCGGGCAAAAGTACACTATTAGAGCGTTTAGCGCAAGATTATAATGATTTTTATTTTTCAATATCAGCAACCACTAGAGCTCCTAGAGTGGGCGAAAAAGAAGGTATAAATTATTTTTATTTAACTACGGAAGAATTTGAAGAGGGAATTAAAAATGATAAATTTTTAGAATATGCTAATGTTCATGGGAATTATTATGGAACGCCATTAAAACCAATTTATGACGCTTTAGAAAATGGTAAAAATGTTATTTTAGATATAGATGTTCAAGGCTTTAGAATAGTAAAAGATAAATTAGGTAAAGATTTTTTATCAGTTTTTATAAGTCCTGAGAATGAAAAAGTATTAAAAGAACGCCTTGTTTCTCGTGGCACAGAAAATCCTGATGTAATTGCTAAAAGACTTCATAATGCAACTGCTGAAGTTCAAGCTATTGGAAGATATGATTTTTTTATTATAAATGATGATTTGGAAAAAGCTTATAAAGAGCTTAAATTACTTTACCAAGCAGCAAACTTAAAAGTGTTAAATAAAGACATTAAAAAATTTATTTCAGAATGGAAAAAAGGAGAATAA
- the tatA gene encoding twin-arginine translocase TatA/TatE family subunit: protein MGIGSGWHWIIVLLVIILLFGGKKLPELAKGLGKGIKTFKKEMADDTTAKPVNEIDELADNTKKTEANEVKSEQKA from the coding sequence ATGGGAATAGGTAGTGGATGGCACTGGATTATTGTTTTATTAGTAATCATTTTATTATTTGGTGGTAAAAAATTACCAGAACTTGCAAAAGGCTTAGGAAAAGGTATTAAAACATTTAAAAAAGAAATGGCAGATGATACTACTGCAAAGCCTGTGAATGAAATTGATGAATTAGCTGATAATACTAAAAAAACTGAAGCTAATGAAGTAAAAAGCGAGCAAAAAGCCTAA
- the argS gene encoding arginine--tRNA ligase, with amino-acid sequence MLKESIKEYLSKVLECEFSLESPKDRNLAHFAMPCFSFAKELKLAPNKIAADFAEKLKNCEIFSSVEAVNAYVNFKLSNDFLDKLCKNALNNPEDFAKSPKKNYKILLEYVSANPTGPLHIGHARGAIYGDSLNKIAKHLGYTFDTEYYVNDAGNQIDLLGESVILAIRDFVLKENVEYPESFYGGEYMQELARIFYDKFKDDFINNKTKIASLAKDEVLKEIKQTLANARIKIDNYVSETAYYPKLEETLEKLKKAEATYLKDDKLYLASTKYGDDLDRVIVREDGRGTYLAADIVYHDDKLSRGYDKVINIWGADHHGYIARVKAAMSALGHDANNLEVILAQMVNLLKNGQPYKMSKRKGNVILFSDVLDDIGVDALRYIFISKRCDSPLEFDVDEFKKQDNSNPIFYINYAHARIHQIFAKANKNFNDVINVSLSNFKDENALNLLFDALALNDVLEDAFNSRTLSKLCDYLKQIASSFHKIYNETRVIGHENEEQYLKIFAQVALCIKTGFSLIGINAVSRMEKE; translated from the coding sequence ATGCTAAAGGAAAGTATTAAAGAGTATTTATCAAAAGTATTAGAATGCGAATTTAGTTTAGAAAGTCCAAAAGATAGAAATTTAGCTCATTTTGCAATGCCTTGCTTTAGCTTTGCAAAAGAGCTTAAATTAGCCCCAAATAAAATTGCAGCAGATTTTGCAGAAAAATTGAAAAATTGTGAGATTTTTAGCAGTGTTGAAGCAGTGAATGCTTATGTCAATTTCAAATTATCAAATGATTTTTTAGATAAATTATGTAAAAATGCTTTAAATAATCCAGAAGATTTTGCAAAAAGTCCTAAAAAAAATTATAAAATCTTGCTTGAATATGTAAGTGCAAATCCTACAGGACCACTTCACATAGGACACGCAAGGGGTGCTATTTATGGAGATAGTTTAAATAAAATTGCAAAACATTTAGGCTATACATTTGATACAGAATATTATGTAAATGATGCAGGTAATCAAATAGATTTATTAGGCGAAAGCGTTATTTTAGCTATAAGAGATTTTGTTTTAAAAGAAAATGTTGAATATCCTGAAAGCTTTTATGGTGGCGAGTATATGCAAGAACTTGCTAGGATTTTTTATGATAAATTTAAAGATGATTTTATAAATAACAAAACCAAAATAGCAAGTTTAGCTAAAGATGAAGTCTTAAAAGAAATCAAGCAAACTTTAGCAAATGCTAGAATTAAGATTGATAATTATGTAAGCGAAACTGCTTATTATCCAAAGCTTGAAGAAACTTTAGAAAAATTAAAAAAAGCCGAAGCAACATATTTAAAAGATGATAAATTATATTTAGCATCTACAAAATATGGAGATGATTTAGATAGAGTTATCGTGCGTGAAGATGGTAGGGGGACTTATTTAGCAGCTGATATTGTTTATCACGATGATAAATTAAGTAGGGGATATGATAAAGTTATTAATATATGGGGAGCTGATCATCACGGCTACATTGCTCGTGTAAAAGCTGCTATGAGTGCTTTAGGGCACGATGCTAATAATCTTGAAGTAATCCTAGCTCAAATGGTTAATTTGCTAAAAAATGGACAACCTTATAAAATGAGTAAAAGAAAAGGTAATGTCATTTTATTTAGCGATGTTTTAGATGATATTGGCGTAGATGCTTTAAGATATATTTTTATAAGTAAGCGTTGTGATAGTCCGCTTGAGTTTGATGTAGATGAGTTTAAAAAGCAAGATAATTCAAATCCTATTTTTTATATAAACTACGCACATGCAAGAATTCATCAAATATTTGCAAAAGCTAATAAAAACTTTAATGATGTAATTAATGTTAGTTTAAGTAATTTTAAAGATGAAAATGCACTTAATTTATTATTTGATGCTTTAGCTTTAAATGATGTTTTAGAAGACGCTTTTAATAGCAGAACTCTTTCTAAATTATGCGATTATTTAAAACAAATCGCAAGTTCATTTCATAAAATTTATAATGAAACTAGAGTTATTGGACATGAAAACGAAGAGCAATATTTAAAAATATTTGCTCAAGTTGCTTTATGTATAAAAACAGGTTTTAGCTTAATTGGTATAAATGCAGTAAGTAGAATGGAAAAAGAGTGA
- a CDS encoding YeiH family protein: protein MSKKHNKSPEQVALGVNKIYKSKKIESYVVLVVLAFCSYAIGELSFFKNFGISALIIAVILGAVIGNFAHHNVSLLKKTGALGVCTKQILRLGIILYGFRISLSDIESIGLSGVGLAFFIVFSTFFIGLLIGKLLKIDFLQSALIASGSSICGAAAVLASESVLKGGSARVGIAVCTVVVYGCIGMFVYPLVQNLFDLDGRLFGFLVGGTLHEVAHVVGAGSSIGVDGANSSIVIKMVRVLMLVPFLLMLSFGFKKEEKKGNFLNQIPWFALGFLLACGISSLPILNTEYALNVIKPNIAIFDTFLLSLAMVALGVNIRKDMLSKAGLKPFIMAAILCVWLVLAAYAYIKVFC, encoded by the coding sequence GTGAGTAAAAAACACAATAAATCCCCAGAGCAAGTAGCTTTGGGGGTAAATAAAATTTATAAAAGTAAAAAAATAGAAAGTTATGTAGTATTAGTAGTTTTAGCATTTTGTTCTTATGCTATTGGTGAATTAAGCTTTTTTAAGAACTTTGGAATATCAGCTTTAATAATTGCCGTAATTTTGGGAGCTGTTATTGGAAATTTCGCACATCATAATGTAAGCTTATTAAAAAAAACAGGTGCTTTAGGAGTATGCACTAAGCAGATTTTAAGACTAGGGATTATTCTTTATGGTTTTAGAATTTCTTTAAGTGATATTGAAAGCATTGGTTTAAGTGGAGTTGGACTTGCTTTTTTTATAGTTTTTTCTACATTTTTTATTGGCTTATTAATAGGAAAATTATTAAAAATAGACTTTTTACAATCAGCATTAATTGCTAGTGGTTCTAGTATTTGTGGAGCTGCTGCTGTTTTAGCTAGTGAGAGTGTGCTAAAAGGTGGTTCGGCAAGAGTTGGTATAGCAGTTTGCACCGTAGTTGTGTATGGTTGTATTGGAATGTTTGTTTATCCATTGGTTCAAAATTTATTTGATTTAGATGGTAGATTATTTGGCTTTTTAGTAGGAGGAACTTTACACGAAGTTGCACACGTTGTAGGAGCGGGTTCTAGTATAGGAGTTGATGGGGCAAATTCAAGTATAGTTATAAAAATGGTAAGAGTTTTAATGCTTGTTCCGTTTTTATTAATGCTTAGTTTTGGATTTAAAAAAGAAGAAAAAAAAGGCAATTTCCTAAATCAAATTCCTTGGTTTGCTTTAGGGTTTTTACTAGCTTGTGGCATATCAAGTTTGCCTATTTTAAATACAGAATATGCTTTAAATGTTATAAAGCCTAATATTGCTATTTTTGATACATTTTTATTAAGCTTAGCAATGGTGGCACTTGGAGTAAATATTAGAAAGGATATGTTAAGCAAAGCTGGTCTTAAGCCATTTATTATGGCAGCAATTTTATGCGTATGGTTAGTGCTTGCAGCTTATGCTTATATAAAGGTGTTTTGTTAA
- a CDS encoding agmatine deiminase family protein, whose translation MRAEWQKCEYILLALPHKDSDWSPYLNEILNSYLEFAKAIANHCKVLLVHHESANLDEFKKLNNIEFYCFNTNDTWIRDFGPIDNNLDFVFNAWGNKFSSNLDNAFNENLFKNYLKKDLNKIDFILEGGSIDTNGKVLLTTTECLLNDNRNQQSKEEIENTLKKYLKVQEVLWLENGVIIGDDTDSHVDTLARFIDENTIAYSSCEDENDENYASLKALEDELKKTKYNLISLPIPSPKHYNGKRLGCTYANFVFVNDALIMPCYDDKNDELVRQKLQKALPNHKIILVNALVFVRQNGSLHCSCMNIFKED comes from the coding sequence ATGAGAGCAGAATGGCAAAAATGTGAATATATATTATTAGCATTACCTCATAAAGATAGCGATTGGTCGCCTTATTTAAATGAGATTTTAAATTCTTATTTAGAATTTGCAAAAGCTATTGCAAATCATTGTAAGGTGCTTTTAGTTCATCACGAAAGTGCAAATCTTGATGAGTTTAAAAAGTTAAATAATATAGAGTTTTATTGTTTTAATACTAATGATACTTGGATTAGAGATTTTGGTCCAATTGATAATAATTTGGATTTTGTTTTTAATGCTTGGGGGAATAAATTTAGTTCTAATTTAGACAATGCTTTTAATGAAAATTTGTTTAAAAATTATCTTAAAAAAGACCTAAATAAAATTGATTTTATTTTAGAAGGTGGTAGCATTGATACTAATGGCAAGGTATTATTAACAACTACTGAATGTTTATTAAACGATAATAGAAATCAACAAAGCAAAGAAGAAATAGAAAATACACTTAAAAAATATTTAAAAGTTCAAGAAGTTTTGTGGCTTGAAAATGGTGTCATTATAGGTGATGATACGGATTCTCATGTGGATACTTTAGCTAGATTTATTGATGAAAATACTATCGCTTATAGTTCTTGCGAAGATGAAAATGATGAAAATTACGCTAGTTTAAAAGCCTTAGAAGATGAGCTTAAAAAAACTAAATATAATCTAATCTCACTACCAATTCCTAGCCCAAAACATTATAATGGCAAAAGATTAGGCTGCACTTATGCTAATTTTGTGTTTGTAAATGACGCTTTAATAATGCCTTGTTATGATGATAAAAACGATGAATTAGTAAGACAAAAATTACAAAAAGCTTTACCTAATCATAAAATTATTTTAGTAAATGCCTTAGTCTTCGTGAGGCAAAATGGCTCATTACATTGTTCTTGTATGAATATTTTTAAGGAGGATTAA
- the cysK gene encoding cysteine synthase A encodes MIYNNVLELIGNTPVVRLNNMVDDDMAQVYLKLERFNITGSVKDRAALAMIIDAKNSGKLKNNSIILEPTSGNTGIALAMIGKLMGYEVCIVMPETMSKERRDLIAAYGAKLVLTEGKLGMSGAIQKANELANSDDRYFIPQQFNNFANSNTHYNNTAEEIINDFSKLDAFVAGVGTGGTISGVGKKLKEKFNNIKIIAVEPESSPVLSGGKAAPHKIQGIGAGFIPTIYDANVVDCVEKVSNEDAFYYAKLLAQKEGILAGISTGANVKIALELAKKLGKGKVVLSISPDSGEKYISTGIYDV; translated from the coding sequence ATGATATATAATAATGTTTTAGAACTTATAGGAAATACACCTGTTGTTAGATTAAATAATATGGTTGATGATGATATGGCTCAAGTTTATTTAAAACTTGAAAGATTTAATATTACAGGTAGTGTTAAGGATAGGGCTGCATTGGCTATGATAATTGATGCTAAAAATAGCGGTAAATTAAAGAATAATTCAATTATTTTAGAACCAACCAGTGGTAATACTGGCATAGCTTTAGCTATGATAGGTAAGTTAATGGGATATGAAGTATGTATAGTTATGCCTGAAACTATGAGTAAAGAAAGAAGAGATTTGATAGCTGCTTATGGAGCTAAGCTCGTTTTAACTGAAGGTAAATTAGGTATGAGTGGAGCTATACAAAAAGCTAATGAATTAGCAAATAGTGATGATAGATATTTTATTCCTCAACAATTTAATAATTTTGCAAATTCAAATACTCATTATAATAATACAGCAGAAGAAATTATAAACGATTTTTCAAAATTAGATGCTTTTGTAGCTGGGGTCGGTACTGGTGGTACTATTAGTGGGGTTGGTAAAAAATTAAAAGAGAAATTTAATAATATAAAAATTATCGCAGTTGAACCAGAAAGTTCTCCAGTTTTAAGTGGTGGCAAAGCAGCACCGCATAAAATACAGGGTATAGGAGCTGGTTTTATACCTACTATTTATGATGCTAATGTTGTAGATTGTGTAGAAAAAGTTAGTAATGAAGATGCATTTTATTATGCAAAATTATTAGCACAAAAAGAAGGTATTTTGGCTGGAATTTCTACTGGTGCTAATGTTAAGATAGCTTTAGAATTAGCTAAAAAATTAGGTAAAGGTAAAGTTGTACTTAGCATATCACCTGATAGTGGCGAAAAATATATATCTACTGGAATTTATGATGTTTGA
- the epsC gene encoding serine O-acetyltransferase EpsC: MFDRLRYDINNILVKDPAAKSKIEVFLLYSSIHAVSNHRLAHFFYKHKFFFIARAISQFSKFLTGIEIHPGATIGKGLFIDHGLGVVIGETAIIGDNVTIYHGVTLGGTGKESGKRHPTVEDGVLIGAGAVVLGNITIGKNAKIGANAIVLSDIPENATAVGLVGRIITRD, encoded by the coding sequence ATGTTTGATAGATTAAGATATGATATAAATAATATTTTAGTAAAAGACCCAGCAGCAAAAAGTAAGATAGAGGTCTTTTTGCTATATTCTAGTATTCACGCTGTATCAAATCATCGTTTAGCACATTTTTTTTACAAGCATAAGTTTTTTTTTATAGCAAGGGCAATATCTCAGTTTTCTAAATTTTTAACTGGTATAGAAATTCACCCAGGTGCTACTATAGGCAAAGGGCTTTTTATTGACCATGGACTGGGTGTTGTAATAGGCGAAACTGCTATAATAGGCGATAATGTTACGATTTATCACGGGGTTACCTTAGGCGGTACTGGTAAAGAGAGTGGTAAAAGACACCCAACTGTTGAAGACGGTGTATTAATAGGCGCTGGTGCTGTTGTTTTAGGAAATATCACAATAGGAAAAAATGCAAAAATTGGAGCAAATGCTATAGTTTTAAGCGATATACCTGAAAATGCTACGGCAGTTGGATTGGTAGGGCGAATTATTACAAGGGATTAA
- a CDS encoding carbon-nitrogen hydrolase, producing MLKIGLVSQKYSENMREITKAKIKNVAKKGAKLVILQELHQSAYFCQVQNTNNFDLASDYENDLIFWSEVAKDNNIVLVTSLYEKRLEGLYHNTAIVYESDGSIAGKYRKMHIPDDPHFYEKFYFTPGDLGFRAIDTSVGKLGVLVCWDQWYPEAARLMALDGAQILIYPTAIGWLYENGVSDDSETMQDQLNAWLGVQRGHAIANCLPVVGVNRVGFEDVSLSGESSITQNEKKHFINNNETTKNGIDFWGNSFVYDAQGKELFRSNESEELEVVVAIDMKKCEQIRRWWPFLRDRRIEYYSNLTKRAIKE from the coding sequence ATGTTAAAAATTGGTTTAGTATCACAAAAATATAGCGAAAATATGAGAGAAATCACAAAAGCAAAGATTAAAAATGTTGCTAAAAAAGGTGCAAAATTAGTAATTTTACAAGAATTACACCAAAGTGCTTATTTTTGCCAAGTGCAAAATACTAATAATTTTGACCTAGCTAGTGATTATGAAAATGATTTGATTTTTTGGAGCGAAGTAGCAAAAGATAATAATATCGTATTAGTTACATCTTTATATGAAAAACGCCTAGAAGGTTTATATCACAATACTGCTATAGTTTATGAGAGTGATGGAAGTATTGCAGGAAAATATCGTAAAATGCACATACCTGATGATCCGCATTTTTATGAGAAATTTTATTTTACTCCAGGTGATTTGGGTTTTCGTGCGATTGATACAAGCGTAGGAAAATTAGGAGTTTTAGTATGTTGGGATCAGTGGTATCCTGAAGCTGCAAGACTTATGGCTTTAGATGGAGCGCAGATTTTAATATATCCTACAGCTATTGGTTGGCTTTATGAAAACGGCGTTAGTGATGATAGTGAAACTATGCAAGACCAATTAAATGCGTGGCTAGGCGTTCAAAGAGGACATGCAATAGCTAATTGTTTGCCTGTTGTGGGGGTAAATCGTGTTGGTTTTGAAGATGTAAGTCTTAGTGGCGAAAGCAGCATTACTCAAAATGAGAAAAAACATTTTATAAATAACAATGAAACTACTAAAAATGGTATTGATTTTTGGGGTAATAGTTTTGTATATGATGCACAAGGTAAAGAGCTATTTAGAAGCAATGAAAGCGAAGAGCTTGAAGTAGTAGTTGCTATAGATATGAAAAAATGCGAACAAATAAGACGCTGGTGGCCGTTTTTAAGAGATAGAAGAATAGAATATTATTCTAATCTAACAAAAAGAGCTATAAAAGAATAA